The Thermocrinis ruber genomic sequence ACTTTATGTCCTCCTGCTTGTATCTCAGGGGCTCTCCCGCTGCGATGCGTATCTGCCACTTGACTATATCCACCCCCGTGACCATTTCCGTCACTGGGTGCTCCACCTGAATACGGGTATTCATCTCAATAAAGTAGAGGTTACCCTTTTCGTCTGCCACAAACTCCATAGTGCCCGCGCTGTAATAGCCGATCTCCTTTGCCGCCTTTACCACCAACGAACCGTAATACTCCCTTTGCTCTGGAGTTAGCAGTAGAGAGGGAGCAATTTCCACCAGTTTTTGGTTTCTTCTTTGAATGGAGCAGTCCCTCTCACCAAGATGGATAACATTTCCGTATTTATCTCCGAGAACTTGAAATTCTATGTGTTTAGGGTTCTGTATGTACTTTTCCAGTAGAAGGTCTCCCCTTCCAAAGGCCTTTTGGGCTTCGTTGTAAGCAAGTTCGTAGTTCCTTAAGAGTTCTTCTTCGTTTCTACAGATCCTTATACCCCTTCCACCACCACCGGCGGAAGCCTTTAGCAGAACCGGAAAGCCTATTTCCCTTGCTATGTGAAGGGCTTCCTTTTCATCCTTCAAAATACCGTCGCTACCAGGCACAGTGGGAAGTCCAACCTTTTTGGCAACCTCCTTAGACCTTGCCTTGTCTCCCATTAGCTCTATAACCTTCCAGTGTGGACCTATAAAGGTGATACCCTTTTCCTCGCAGAGCCTTGCAAAGTGTTCGTTTTCCGCCAAAAATCCATAACCCGGATGGATAGCTTCCGCCCCTACCTCCAGAGCCAGGTCCACGATCCGCTCCGCGTTCAGGTAGGTATCCAAGGGATTTACCCCTATCATGTACGCTTCGTCAGCCATCTTCACATGTCTTGCGGTGGATTCAATCTCGTT encodes the following:
- the accC gene encoding acetyl-CoA carboxylase biotin carboxylase subunit; translated protein: MFKKVLVANRGEIACRIIRACKELGIQTVAIYNEIESTARHVKMADEAYMIGVNPLDTYLNAERIVDLALEVGAEAIHPGYGFLAENEHFARLCEEKGITFIGPHWKVIELMGDKARSKEVAKKVGLPTVPGSDGILKDEKEALHIAREIGFPVLLKASAGGGGRGIRICRNEEELLRNYELAYNEAQKAFGRGDLLLEKYIQNPKHIEFQVLGDKYGNVIHLGERDCSIQRRNQKLVEIAPSLLLTPEQREYYGSLVVKAAKEIGYYSAGTMEFVADEKGNLYFIEMNTRIQVEHPVTEMVTGVDIVKWQIRIAAGEPLRYKQEDIKFNGYSIECRINAEDPKKGFAPSIGTIERYYVPGGFGIRVEHAASRGFEVTPYYDSMIAKLIVWAPTWEVAVDRMRAALETYEITGVKTTIPLLINIMKDPDFRAGKFTTKYLEEKPHLFDYPEHRDKEDFVAIIASAIASYHGL